Proteins from one Mycobacterium sp. HUMS_12744610 genomic window:
- a CDS encoding PE family protein: MSFVVTVPEAIQAAAQDLAGIRSVLAEALTTTATPTTGVVPAAGDEVSAAVAATFGNFGKEFQSLSAQAQAFHAEFVNVINVGAGAYLSTEFANAEQTLANAVTAPAQAVLGLGGAPGLGSTAAAGAGTPAAGGLLGGLLGGLAGTSSGGSGGLTGVVGGLTGGGGLLGGLTGSGGLLGGLTGSGGLLGGLTGSNGLLGDLLGGLTGGTGGLTGILGGLGNLGSLGSTIGALLPGLPNLLSGLGNSLTGLTNSLLPGLVHINIGDAGPYFAGIAGPYEELFYNTWNNLQNLGATWLADPFPFLRQFITNQMGYAQTVATAFGNAAQSVEAHAAALPTAFQAAAQAFSAGNYSAGLSDVETGLQNVFSGVGPTLTPISAIPGHIAQNMTNVVQLATNTSITPYLDVSLLQQGLVPPVSATLNDVVGLPVVFGVALLGPPVSMLEAAGSSAAAFTAALQAGDPGGAIVALIDAPAVIANGFLNGQATFPYALSLSNITGSAVGDIANVSAVGNLPLDGLLVPPGYYSATVTISTLLNGIGVGPVVLDLGVGGTPFSGLLPFLVNYAPEQLAQAIGASASPAPLISLPL; the protein is encoded by the coding sequence ATGTCGTTTGTGGTGACGGTGCCGGAAGCGATCCAGGCGGCAGCCCAAGATCTGGCGGGAATCCGGTCGGTGTTGGCCGAGGCGCTTACGACCACTGCGACGCCCACGACCGGGGTGGTCCCCGCGGCCGGCGACGAGGTGTCCGCGGCCGTTGCGGCGACGTTCGGCAACTTCGGCAAGGAGTTCCAGTCCCTGAGCGCCCAGGCGCAAGCGTTCCATGCCGAGTTCGTCAACGTGATCAACGTCGGTGCCGGTGCGTACCTCAGCACGGAGTTCGCCAACGCCGAGCAGACGCTCGCGAACGCGGTCACCGCGCCCGCCCAGGCGGTGCTGGGACTCGGTGGCGCGCCGGGTCTCGGTAGCACGGCCGCGGCCGGCGCCGGCACCCCAGCTGCCGGCGGCCTGCTCGGCGGTCTCCTGGGTGGCCTCGCCGGCACGAGCAGCGGAGGCTCCGGCGGGCTGACCGGCGTGGTCGGCGGTCTTACCGGTGGCGGCGGCCTGCTGGGTGGTCTGACCGGTAGCGGTGGGCTCCTGGGTGGTCTGACCGGTAGTGGTGGCTTGCTCGGCGGTCTCACCGGTAGCAACGGGCTGCTCGGTGACCTTCTTGGCGGACTTACGGGCGGCACCGGCGGTCTCACCGGGATTCTCGGCGGGCTTGGCAACCTGGGCTCGCTCGGCAGCACCATCGGTGCGCTTCTTCCGGGGCTGCCCAATCTCCTCAGCGGCCTTGGGAACTCGTTGACAGGGCTGACGAATTCACTGCTGCCCGGGCTGGTGCACATCAACATCGGCGATGCGGGACCCTACTTCGCCGGCATCGCCGGCCCGTACGAAGAGCTCTTCTACAACACCTGGAACAACCTGCAGAACCTCGGGGCGACCTGGCTGGCCGATCCCTTCCCGTTCCTGCGCCAGTTCATCACCAACCAGATGGGCTACGCCCAGACCGTTGCGACGGCCTTCGGCAACGCTGCCCAATCCGTCGAGGCGCACGCGGCGGCCCTGCCCACGGCCTTCCAGGCGGCAGCACAGGCTTTCTCGGCCGGCAATTACTCCGCCGGGCTCAGTGATGTGGAAACCGGATTGCAGAACGTCTTCTCCGGCGTCGGGCCCACCCTGACACCGATCTCGGCCATCCCGGGCCACATCGCACAGAACATGACCAATGTCGTCCAGTTGGCGACGAACACGAGCATCACCCCCTACCTGGATGTCTCGCTTCTGCAACAAGGATTGGTCCCGCCCGTCAGCGCGACCTTGAACGACGTCGTCGGGTTACCGGTGGTGTTCGGCGTCGCCTTGTTGGGGCCGCCGGTCAGCATGCTGGAGGCGGCCGGTTCCAGCGCCGCGGCCTTCACCGCCGCGCTGCAGGCCGGGGACCCCGGGGGTGCGATCGTCGCCCTCATCGACGCGCCGGCGGTCATTGCCAACGGCTTCCTCAACGGCCAGGCGACATTCCCCTACGCGCTGAGCCTGTCGAACATCACGGGATCTGCAGTCGGCGACATAGCGAATGTGAGCGCCGTCGGCAACCTGCCGCTGGACGGGCTGCTCGTCCCGCCCGGCTACTACAGCGCGACGGTGACGATCTCCACTCTGCTCAACGGCATCGGGGTCGGCCCGGTGGTGCTCGACCTCGGCGTCGGCGGCACGCCCTTCTCCGGCCTGCTGCCCTTCCTGGTGAACTACGCGCCCGAGCAACTGGCCCAGGCGATCGGCGCATCGGCGTCACCGGCGCCACTGATCTCGCTGCCTCTCTAG
- a CDS encoding PE family protein — protein MSFVVAAPDVVATAAQNLASIHSTLSQASATIAAPTTGVVAAAQDEVSASVAQLFGAFGQEYQEISAQTQAFHQQFVNLLNSGATAYAATEAANVQQTLAAAVNAPARAMLAVQSSAAAAEQNAGQGAIANTAASANSLLAPYESLLANTNANLQSIGTTWTSVTEPALAQAFTTQFGSPQQLLTSVASGNLQPLLAIPARLALGTANVLGDVVNPISVTVTSLTQTNASLAIGVGLPELLAFDALGAPVNAALAMQSSTTAFFGALQAGNPIGAFTTLVGAPANIANAFLNGEVTVPVGLPLAGVPAVAEVPFSGLLAPLRPFSATATLQGSSLLQTVAISGPPVGGLIPALAEYTPQLLAMAFES, from the coding sequence ATGTCGTTTGTGGTCGCGGCGCCAGACGTGGTGGCGACGGCAGCACAAAACCTCGCGAGCATTCATTCGACGCTGAGCCAGGCGAGCGCGACGATCGCGGCTCCCACGACGGGCGTGGTGGCCGCGGCCCAGGACGAGGTCTCGGCTTCGGTGGCGCAGCTGTTCGGCGCCTTCGGTCAGGAATACCAAGAGATCAGCGCCCAGACACAGGCGTTTCATCAGCAGTTCGTCAATTTGCTGAACTCCGGCGCGACCGCTTACGCCGCCACCGAGGCGGCCAACGTCCAGCAAACCCTGGCCGCCGCGGTGAACGCGCCCGCGAGGGCGATGTTGGCCGTCCAGTCCAGCGCCGCGGCCGCCGAACAGAACGCGGGCCAGGGCGCCATCGCGAATACGGCCGCGTCCGCCAACTCGCTCCTCGCCCCGTATGAAAGCCTGCTCGCCAATACCAACGCGAACCTGCAAAGCATCGGCACCACTTGGACATCGGTGACCGAGCCCGCCCTGGCGCAGGCGTTCACCACCCAATTCGGCAGCCCGCAGCAGCTTTTGACCTCGGTGGCGAGCGGAAACCTGCAGCCGCTCCTGGCCATCCCCGCGCGACTCGCGCTGGGCACCGCCAACGTCCTCGGCGACGTCGTCAACCCGATCTCGGTGACGGTCACGTCTTTGACGCAGACCAATGCGTCGCTGGCGATCGGGGTCGGTCTGCCAGAGCTGCTGGCGTTCGACGCGCTGGGCGCGCCGGTCAACGCAGCGCTGGCGATGCAGTCAAGCACCACAGCGTTTTTCGGTGCGCTGCAAGCCGGAAACCCGATCGGGGCGTTCACCACGCTCGTCGGCGCTCCGGCCAACATCGCCAACGCCTTCCTCAACGGCGAGGTGACGGTGCCGGTCGGGTTGCCGCTCGCCGGAGTGCCGGCGGTCGCCGAGGTTCCCTTCAGCGGTCTGCTCGCCCCGCTTCGACCCTTTTCGGCGACGGCGACACTGCAGGGTTCGTCGCTGCTGCAGACCGTCGCCATCAGCGGCCCACCCGTCGGCGGCCTCATTCCCGCGCTGGCGGAGTACACGCCCCAACTTCTTGCGATGGCGTTCGAAAGCTAA
- a CDS encoding PE family protein, with protein MSYVLVAPDSVRAAAQGLAGLHESLAQATASAAAPTTGIVAAAEDEVSAGIAAAFGAFGRQYQSVSAQAQAFHEQFVALLNAGAGAYLGTEATNAGQNLLGAVNGGAGAAPAASLLGGTSVGRTVGGALTAVQNGSAVSVLSGQLGSGLQTVSGSIAALTPGLLQAGAGTGLATVAAPYQALFNHTVANLQILSGTWLANPAPFLHQCLVNQTGYAQAIAADIAYVVQNFPTVLANLPANIHAAVQALLAFNPAPYVQQFVANQIAYTQIWATSLQNAAHDFGIGLQQLPTALQSAFQALAAGDINGAVSDLQQGFANLFVTGVDVSTTGSFPPGPLIADVRLTGALADLSPILAVPGMRTEYLTSLLPAGSIPAQITQNLTNVLDTVADTSLVANVLLKTTIIPPSATLSLTATAGLPTALALDAIGAPVDAANAFGASTTAFVGAVQTGNWSGAATALVDAPAVVTDAFLNGQSTLPIAFEVSGNPAVLNLPLNGILVPPTPYTATVTVPLVGPITTAVGGTPLSGLATGLLIYAPEQLALAIGAG; from the coding sequence ATGTCGTATGTACTCGTGGCGCCGGACTCGGTCCGGGCGGCAGCGCAAGGCCTGGCGGGTCTGCACGAGTCGCTGGCCCAGGCCACGGCCTCGGCCGCGGCGCCGACCACCGGGATCGTGGCGGCAGCCGAAGACGAGGTGTCCGCCGGGATCGCGGCGGCCTTCGGCGCCTTCGGTCGGCAATACCAGTCGGTCAGCGCACAGGCGCAGGCCTTTCACGAGCAGTTCGTCGCTTTGCTGAACGCCGGCGCCGGGGCCTACCTCGGCACCGAGGCCACCAATGCCGGGCAGAACCTGCTGGGCGCGGTGAACGGCGGCGCCGGTGCGGCGCCCGCCGCCTCGCTCCTCGGCGGCACGTCGGTGGGCCGAACCGTCGGGGGAGCCCTGACCGCTGTGCAGAACGGCAGCGCGGTCTCGGTGCTCTCCGGTCAACTCGGCTCCGGCCTGCAGACCGTGTCCGGCAGCATCGCCGCCCTGACGCCCGGGCTGCTACAGGCCGGCGCGGGCACCGGCCTGGCCACCGTCGCCGCTCCGTACCAGGCGCTGTTCAACCACACGGTCGCCAACCTGCAGATCCTCAGCGGCACCTGGCTGGCCAACCCCGCGCCGTTCCTGCACCAGTGCCTGGTCAACCAGACGGGCTACGCGCAGGCGATCGCGGCGGACATCGCGTACGTCGTCCAGAACTTCCCGACGGTGCTGGCCAACCTGCCCGCCAACATCCACGCGGCGGTCCAGGCACTGCTGGCCTTCAACCCGGCGCCCTACGTCCAGCAGTTCGTCGCCAACCAGATTGCCTACACCCAGATCTGGGCCACCTCCCTGCAGAACGCCGCCCACGACTTCGGCATCGGACTGCAGCAATTGCCGACGGCCCTCCAATCGGCCTTCCAGGCCCTGGCGGCCGGTGACATCAACGGCGCGGTGAGCGACCTGCAGCAGGGCTTCGCGAATCTGTTCGTCACCGGCGTCGACGTCTCGACCACCGGAAGCTTTCCCCCTGGGCCGCTGATCGCCGACGTCCGCCTGACGGGCGCCCTGGCGGATCTGTCGCCCATCCTCGCCGTTCCGGGGATGCGGACCGAGTACCTCACCAGCCTGTTGCCGGCCGGCTCGATCCCGGCGCAGATCACCCAGAATCTGACCAACGTGCTCGACACCGTCGCGGATACCTCGCTCGTCGCGAACGTCCTGCTCAAAACGACCATCATTCCTCCGTCGGCGACGCTCTCGCTCACTGCCACCGCGGGGCTGCCGACCGCGCTCGCGCTTGATGCGATCGGGGCGCCCGTCGACGCGGCGAACGCCTTCGGGGCCAGTACCACGGCGTTCGTCGGCGCGGTGCAAACCGGCAACTGGTCGGGGGCGGCCACCGCGTTGGTCGACGCACCGGCCGTCGTCACCGACGCCTTCCTCAACGGCCAGTCGACGCTGCCCATCGCGTTCGAAGTCTCGGGCAACCCCGCGGTCCTCAACCTCCCGCTGAACGGCATCCTCGTCCCGCCCACGCCGTACACCGCGACGGTCACCGTGCCCCTCGTCGGGCCGATCACCACCGCCGTCGGCGGCACCCCGCTCAGCGGACTCGCCACCGGTTTGCTGATCTACGCGCCCGAACAACTCGCGCTGGCCATCGGCGCAGGTTAA
- a CDS encoding PE family protein: MSFVIATPDLVESAASELAGIRSSLAEATSTAAFPTTGIASAAQDEVSLAVASLFGNVGQEFQALSARAQVFHAQFVEMMNAGAGAYAAAETVNAGQTLLSGGIVGNIGGTLGGSLGGVEAAVGQFGASIVADLNGAVGAVQADISAVSSAILGAPASVTGALQTGAQGVSQAVTGFGNQFQALATGGVPGLVTSANVFANQIAGPYEALVNNTVANLQSIGNTFMANPFPFAHQLITNQIGYAQTIATAIGNGLVNLPTELANLPATIQAAVQGLLSFNPVPYLQGFINNTITYTQTIVTGLTQAVLDLGTGFAGLPAAFQTAAQDLMAGNFQGALDAIGSGLQGIVLPGFGPLSVPLADFGVVSAEFPIIPTGSLGDLLPVLAIPGQLAQDFTNLLPAGTIPAQISQNFTNVLSTLTNFGSTLNSQDLAITFGLPLQLVFDGIGAPVNAFSAIESSAAAFGGALQAGNVSGAIAAVLDAPAVLANGVLNGQTLVALPPLTVDLTGAGSFPPITQTAQLPLGGLLTPLSSLELTGGGGPLPGTPIGGIIPALQYWQSLLAADITP, encoded by the coding sequence ATGTCGTTTGTGATCGCGACACCGGACCTGGTGGAGAGCGCAGCCTCCGAACTGGCCGGTATTCGTTCGTCGCTGGCCGAGGCCACGTCGACCGCGGCGTTTCCCACCACAGGGATTGCCAGCGCGGCGCAGGATGAGGTATCGCTCGCGGTCGCTTCGCTGTTCGGCAACGTCGGCCAGGAGTTTCAGGCGCTGAGCGCCCGGGCGCAGGTGTTCCATGCACAGTTCGTGGAGATGATGAACGCCGGTGCGGGTGCCTACGCGGCGGCCGAAACCGTCAACGCCGGGCAGACGCTGCTCAGCGGCGGCATCGTCGGCAACATCGGCGGAACTCTGGGCGGGTCCCTCGGCGGTGTCGAGGCGGCCGTCGGGCAATTCGGCGCGTCGATCGTTGCCGACCTGAACGGTGCCGTGGGCGCGGTGCAGGCCGATATCAGCGCGGTCTCCTCGGCCATCCTGGGTGCGCCCGCATCCGTGACGGGTGCGCTTCAGACGGGCGCGCAAGGGGTTTCGCAGGCCGTCACCGGTTTCGGGAACCAGTTCCAGGCCCTCGCCACTGGCGGTGTGCCGGGGCTGGTCACCAGCGCGAACGTCTTCGCCAACCAGATCGCGGGCCCGTACGAGGCGCTGGTCAACAACACCGTCGCCAACCTGCAGAGCATCGGGAACACGTTCATGGCCAACCCGTTCCCCTTCGCACATCAGTTGATCACCAACCAGATCGGATACGCGCAGACGATCGCCACGGCGATCGGAAACGGTCTCGTGAACCTGCCGACCGAGTTGGCCAACCTGCCGGCGACCATCCAGGCCGCCGTGCAGGGGCTTTTGTCCTTCAACCCCGTGCCCTACCTGCAGGGATTCATCAACAACACGATCACCTACACGCAGACGATCGTGACCGGCCTGACGCAAGCCGTCCTCGACCTGGGCACCGGCTTCGCCGGCTTGCCCGCGGCCTTCCAAACCGCGGCTCAGGACCTGATGGCCGGGAACTTCCAGGGCGCCCTGGACGCCATCGGGTCGGGCCTGCAGGGCATCGTCCTGCCGGGTTTCGGGCCCCTGTCGGTTCCGTTAGCTGATTTCGGGGTCGTATCCGCCGAATTCCCGATCATCCCGACCGGCTCGTTGGGCGACCTGCTGCCGGTCTTGGCCATCCCGGGGCAGCTGGCGCAGGACTTCACCAATCTGCTGCCCGCCGGCACCATCCCCGCACAGATCTCGCAGAACTTCACCAACGTGCTCTCGACGCTCACGAACTTCGGGTCGACGCTCAACTCGCAAGACCTTGCCATCACCTTCGGGCTGCCGTTGCAGCTCGTCTTCGACGGGATCGGCGCGCCGGTCAACGCGTTCAGCGCGATCGAGTCCAGTGCGGCGGCGTTCGGCGGAGCGTTGCAGGCCGGGAACGTCTCGGGCGCCATCGCCGCTGTCCTCGACGCTCCGGCGGTACTCGCCAACGGTGTCCTCAACGGGCAGACGTTGGTAGCCCTGCCGCCGCTCACCGTGGACCTCACGGGTGCGGGCTCCTTCCCGCCTATCACGCAAACGGCTCAGCTTCCTTTGGGCGGGCTGCTCACCCCGTTGAGTTCGCTTGAACTCACCGGCGGCGGAGGCCCGCTTCCGGGCACGCCGATCGGCGGCATCATCCCGGCCCTGCAGTACTGGCAGTCGCTGCTGGCCGCGGACATCACGCCGTAG
- the pheT gene encoding phenylalanine--tRNA ligase subunit beta produces MRVPYSWLREVVQAGAPGWDVAPRELEQTLVRIGHEVEEVAPLGPVDGPLTVGRVTAIEELAGFKKPIRACLVDVGEDRPREIVCGATNFAVGDLVVVALPGATLPGGFAIAARKTYGRSSEGMICSAAELGLGADHSGILVLPPGTAEPGAGGAAVLGLDDVVFHLAITPDRGYCMSVRGLTREIACAYDLTFVDPASDEVVKPLPVAGEAWPLTVQAGTGVRRFALRPVTGIDPAAVSPWWLQRRLLLCGIRATSPAVDVTNYVMLELGHPMHAHDRNRITGGLGVRFAHPGETVVTLDDVERRLDPADVLIVDDAATAAIGGVMGAASTEVRAESTDVLLEAAVWDPAAISRTQRRLHLPSEAARRYERGVDPAISVAALDRCATLLTDIAGGAVSDALTDWRGDPPCERWSPPPIRIAADLPDRVAGVAYAPGATARRLTQIGALVTDGDGELTVTPPSWRPDLLQPADLVEEVLRLEGLEAIPSVLPSAPAGRGLTAAQKRRRAIGRSLAQSGYVEVLPTPFLPAGVFDLWGLPDDDPRRATTHVLNPLEADRPHLATTLLPALLEALGRNVSRGLVDTALFALAQVVQPTEQTRAVELIPVHRRPTDAEIALLDASLPRQPQHVAAVLTGLREPRGPWGPGRRVEAADAFEAVRIVLRASGVEVTLRAAQRLPWHPGRCAEVLVGGAVVGHAGQLHPAVVERAGLPKGTCAMELNLDAIAIVDAFPAPKVSPFPAVFQDVSLVVPAHVPAAAVADAVRAGAGELLEDIALFDVFTGPQIGEDRKSLTFALRFRAPDRTLTEDDASAARDAAVRCAAERVGAELRA; encoded by the coding sequence ATGCGCGTTCCCTACAGTTGGCTGCGCGAGGTGGTGCAGGCCGGCGCCCCGGGCTGGGACGTCGCCCCGCGTGAGCTCGAGCAGACGCTGGTGCGCATCGGCCACGAGGTCGAGGAGGTGGCGCCCCTCGGCCCGGTCGACGGCCCGCTGACGGTGGGGCGGGTCACCGCGATCGAGGAGCTTGCCGGCTTCAAAAAACCGATCCGGGCCTGCCTGGTCGACGTCGGCGAGGATCGACCGCGTGAAATTGTCTGCGGGGCAACGAACTTCGCGGTAGGCGACCTCGTCGTGGTGGCGCTGCCCGGCGCCACCCTGCCGGGCGGCTTCGCCATCGCGGCCCGCAAGACCTACGGCCGCAGCTCCGAGGGGATGATCTGCTCGGCCGCCGAACTCGGTTTGGGCGCCGACCATTCCGGGATCCTGGTGCTGCCGCCGGGTACCGCCGAGCCGGGTGCCGGCGGCGCGGCGGTGCTGGGGCTGGACGACGTGGTCTTCCACCTGGCCATCACGCCCGACCGCGGCTACTGCATGTCGGTGCGCGGCCTGACCCGCGAGATCGCCTGCGCCTACGACCTGACGTTCGTCGACCCCGCCAGCGATGAAGTGGTCAAGCCGCTGCCGGTGGCGGGGGAGGCCTGGCCGCTGACCGTGCAGGCCGGCACCGGCGTGCGCCGGTTCGCGCTGCGCCCGGTCACCGGGATCGATCCCGCCGCCGTGTCGCCCTGGTGGCTGCAGCGCCGGCTGCTGCTGTGCGGCATCCGCGCGACCTCCCCGGCGGTGGACGTCACCAACTACGTGATGCTGGAACTGGGCCACCCGATGCACGCCCACGACCGCAACCGCATCACCGGCGGACTGGGGGTGCGCTTCGCCCATCCCGGCGAGACCGTCGTGACCCTCGACGACGTGGAGCGGCGGCTGGATCCGGCCGACGTCCTGATCGTCGACGATGCGGCGACGGCGGCCATCGGCGGTGTGATGGGCGCGGCCAGCACCGAGGTGCGCGCTGAGTCCACCGACGTGCTGCTGGAGGCGGCGGTGTGGGACCCCGCCGCGATCTCGCGGACGCAGCGCCGGCTGCACCTGCCGAGTGAGGCCGCCCGCCGGTACGAGCGCGGGGTGGACCCGGCGATCTCGGTGGCCGCGCTGGACCGCTGTGCGACGCTGCTCACCGACATCGCCGGGGGAGCGGTGTCCGACGCTTTGACGGACTGGCGTGGTGATCCGCCGTGTGAGCGCTGGTCACCACCGCCGATCCGGATCGCCGCCGACCTGCCGGACCGTGTCGCCGGCGTCGCGTACGCCCCGGGCGCGACCGCCCGGCGGCTGACCCAGATCGGGGCCCTGGTGACTGACGGTGACGGCGAGCTGACCGTGACACCGCCGAGCTGGCGGCCCGACCTGCTGCAGCCCGCCGACCTCGTCGAGGAGGTGCTGCGGCTGGAGGGTCTGGAGGCCATTCCGTCGGTGCTGCCGTCGGCGCCCGCGGGCCGCGGGCTGACCGCGGCGCAGAAGCGTCGCCGTGCGATCGGGAGGTCGCTGGCCCAGTCCGGCTATGTCGAGGTCCTGCCGACGCCCTTTCTACCGGCCGGCGTCTTCGATCTGTGGGGGCTGCCCGACGACGACCCGCGACGCGCGACCACGCACGTGCTCAACCCGCTCGAGGCCGACCGCCCGCACCTGGCGACCACGTTGTTGCCCGCTCTGCTGGAAGCGTTGGGGCGCAACGTATCTCGCGGTCTTGTCGACACCGCGCTGTTCGCCCTCGCCCAGGTGGTCCAGCCCACCGAACAGACGCGCGCCGTGGAGCTCATCCCCGTGCACCGGCGCCCGACCGACGCCGAGATCGCCCTGCTGGACGCGTCGCTGCCGCGGCAACCCCAGCACGTGGCGGCGGTGCTGACGGGTCTGCGGGAACCGCGGGGCCCGTGGGGGCCGGGTCGGCGGGTCGAGGCGGCCGACGCGTTCGAGGCGGTCCGAATCGTGTTGCGCGCCAGCGGTGTCGAGGTGACGCTGCGGGCGGCCCAACGCCTGCCGTGGCATCCCGGCCGGTGCGCCGAGGTGCTCGTCGGGGGCGCCGTCGTCGGCCACGCGGGCCAGTTGCACCCCGCCGTGGTCGAGCGGGCGGGCCTGCCCAAGGGCACCTGCGCCATGGAGTTGAACCTGGATGCGATTGCGATCGTCGACGCGTTCCCGGCGCCGAAGGTCTCGCCGTTCCCGGCCGTGTTCCAGGACGTCAGCCTGGTCGTGCCGGCCCACGTGCCGGCGGCGGCGGTCGCCGACGCGGTGCGTGCGGGCGCCGGCGAGTTGCTCGAGGACATCGCGCTGTTCGACGTCTTCACCGGCCCGCAGATCGGCGAGGACCGCAAGTCGCTGACGTTCGCGCTGCGCTTCCGGGCGCCGGATCGCACGCTCACCGAGGACGACGCCAGCGCCGCCCGCGACGCCGCGGTGCGGTGCGCCGCAGAGCGCGTCGGCGCCGAACTGCGCGCCTGA
- the pheS gene encoding phenylalanine--tRNA ligase subunit alpha: MGEQPVDLSPEALAKAVTAAREAIAGAGDLDALARVKTEHLGDRSPLALARQALAAVPKEERADAGKRVNTARGEAQRSYDDRLAALRAERDAAVLVAEAIDVTLPSTRQPPGARHPITILAEHIADTFVAMGWEVAEGPEVETEQFNFDALNFPADHPARSEQDTFYIAPENSRQLLRTHTSPVQVRTLLEHELPIYIVSIGRTFRTDELDATHTPVFHQVEGLAVDRSLTMAHLRGTLDAFARAEFGPSARTRIRPHFFPFTEPSAEVDVWFANRKGGADWVEWGGCGMVHPNVLRAAGIDPEVYSGFAFGMGLERTLQFRNGIPDMRDMVEGDVRFSLPFGVGA; the protein is encoded by the coding sequence GTGGGTGAGCAACCCGTCGACCTGTCGCCGGAAGCGTTGGCCAAGGCGGTCACCGCCGCCCGGGAGGCCATCGCAGGCGCGGGCGACCTCGACGCGCTGGCCCGCGTCAAGACCGAACACCTCGGTGACCGTTCGCCGTTGGCGCTGGCCCGCCAGGCGCTGGCCGCCGTGCCCAAGGAGGAGCGCGCCGACGCCGGCAAGCGCGTCAACACCGCGCGCGGCGAGGCCCAGCGCAGCTACGACGACCGGCTGGCGGCGCTGCGGGCCGAGCGGGACGCGGCCGTATTGGTCGCTGAGGCCATCGACGTCACCCTGCCGTCGACGCGACAGCCGCCCGGCGCCCGGCATCCGATCACGATCCTGGCCGAGCACATCGCCGACACCTTCGTCGCCATGGGCTGGGAGGTGGCGGAGGGCCCGGAAGTCGAAACCGAGCAGTTCAACTTCGACGCCCTCAACTTCCCGGCCGACCACCCCGCCCGCAGCGAGCAGGACACCTTCTACATCGCGCCGGAGAACTCCCGGCAGTTGCTGCGCACCCACACCTCACCGGTGCAGGTGCGCACCCTGCTCGAACACGAGCTGCCCATCTACATCGTGTCGATCGGCCGCACCTTCCGCACCGACGAACTCGACGCCACCCACACCCCCGTCTTCCACCAGGTCGAGGGCCTGGCGGTGGACCGCAGCCTGACCATGGCCCACCTGCGCGGAACGCTCGACGCGTTCGCGCGCGCCGAGTTCGGCCCGTCGGCACGCACCCGGATCCGGCCGCACTTCTTCCCGTTCACCGAGCCCTCCGCCGAGGTCGACGTGTGGTTCGCCAACAGGAAGGGCGGCGCCGACTGGGTCGAGTGGGGCGGCTGCGGCATGGTGCACCCGAACGTGTTGCGGGCCGCCGGGATCGATCCGGAGGTGTACTCGGGCTTCGCGTTCGGCATGGGGCTGGAACGCACCCTGCAGTTCCGCAACGGCATCCCGGACATGCGCGACATGGTCGAGGGCGACGTCCGGTTCTCGTTGCCGTTCGGGGTGGGTGCCTGA